DNA from Massilia sp. KIM:
CGAGCTCGTTGGGCAGGCGCGCGAAGTCGCCCTCGCTGTGCAGGTCGAAGCGGCAGCCCGAGGTGGAATCGTAGTGGCGCACCATCTCCTCGACCGCGCCGTGCAGGCCCAGCATGTCGAGCACCTCGGGGCGCAGGCGGCGCACCAGGCGGCGGCCGTTGGCGTACAGGTCGAGGGCGAGCTTGGTGATGGCCTCGGACTTGCGGCGGATCTCGTCGACCTCAGGCCCCGGCGCGGCCTTGCTGGCCAGCGCGCCGATGGCCTGGGCCTCGAGGCGGGCCGCGATCAGGGAGGCGTTCAGCTCGTCGTGGATCTCGACCGCGATGCTCTTGCGCTCGTCCTCGATGATGGAATTGACCTTCTGGATCAGCTTGCGCTTGTCGGCGTCGGCGCGCACCGCCTCGTTGCGCGAAGCCAGCAGGTCGCGGGTGCGCTCGGCCACCTTGTTCTCGAGGTCGCGCTTGGATTCGTCCAGCGCCAGCGACATGTCGCCGATCGAGGATTGCAGCTCGCCCACCTCGCCGCCGGTGGTGACAGGGAGGTTGACGCGGTAGTTGCCGCCGCGGATGGAGCGCAGCGCGCCGATCGCCTCGCGCAGCGGCACCGTGAGCGAGCGCGCCAGCACCCAGGCCAGCACGCCGGAAGCGGCCAGCGCCAGCGCGGCGATGGTGAGCTCGACCCGGAAGCGACCGGCCTGCTTGTCCATCATGTTGGCCGGCGACATGGTCACCCGTACCCAGCCCACCACCTCGGTGGTCAGGGTCGGCGGGCGTGACACGCTGGAGGCCGAGACGTGGGGCGTGCCGTTGTCCGAGAACAGGTTGATCCACACCACCTGCTTGCGGATTGGCGCCTCGTAGTAATGCGGCTGGGCGTCGCGCGCGGATTCCGACACCACGCGCACCGCGGCGCGCCCGCTGGCGTCGATCACGTCGATACGGTAGATGCTGCTGTCGGACTGCACCAGGCCGTTGATGGTCAGGCGCAGGTCGGACAGGTTGCCCGAGATGACGTTGTATTCGCTGGTCTCGGCCAGCGCGCGCGACAG
Protein-coding regions in this window:
- a CDS encoding sensor histidine kinase; the protein is MATRQLRFWRGWGIGRRMAFITMLPVVFLFTSFVWYSWYAHRAQVAEELAERGRILSRALAETSEYNVISGNLSDLRLTINGLVQSDSSIYRIDVIDASGRAAVRVVSESARDAQPHYYEAPIRKQVVWINLFSDNGTPHVSASSVSRPPTLTTEVVGWVRVTMSPANMMDKQAGRFRVELTIAALALAASGVLAWVLARSLTVPLREAIGALRSIRGGNYRVNLPVTTGGEVGELQSSIGDMSLALDESKRDLENKVAERTRDLLASRNEAVRADADKRKLIQKVNSIIEDERKSIAVEIHDELNASLIAARLEAQAIGALASKAAPGPEVDEIRRKSEAITKLALDLYANGRRLVRRLRPEVLDMLGLHGAVEEMVRHYDSTSGCRFDLHSEGDFARLPNELAISAYRIVQEALSNVMKHSGARSAHVSLLLDEAKGQLRIRVVDDGHGFDLASASEGIGIIGMRERVYAVQGVFEVRSAPGEGTDVAIALPLEAPVAVA